The following are from one region of the Mixophyes fleayi isolate aMixFle1 chromosome 7, aMixFle1.hap1, whole genome shotgun sequence genome:
- the FZD7 gene encoding frizzled-7, with protein sequence MESVGCLLCVVTLLLGIPPPGSAAQQYHGEKGISVPDHGFCQPISIPLCTDIAYNQTIMPNLLGHTNQEDAGLEVHQFYPLVKVQCSAELRFFLCSMYAPVCTVLEQAIPPCRSLCERARQGCEALMNKFGFQWPERLRCENFPVHGAGEICVGQNSSDTPTGPTANPTPYLPDIITFHPQSHRDFTCPRQLKVPPYLAYRFLGEKDCGAPCEPSKANGLMYFKEEEVRFARLWVGIWAILCGISTLFTVLTYLVDMRRFSYPERPIIFLSGCYFMVAVAYASGFLLEDRAVCLDRFSDDTYRTVAQGTKKEGCTILFMILYFFGMASSIWWVILSLTWFLAAGMKWGHEAIEANSQYFHLAAWAVPAVKTITILAMGKVDGDILSGVCYVGINSVDSLRGFVLAPLFVYLFIGTSFLLAGFVSLFRIRTIMKHDGTKTEKLERLMVRIGVFSVLYTVPATIVLACYFYEQAFRDTWEKTWLMQTCKSFAIPCPNHHFAPMSPDFTVFMIKYLMTMIVGITSSFWIWSGKTLQSWRKFYHKLSNNSKGETAV encoded by the coding sequence ATGGAGAGTGTAGGGTGTCTGCTCTGTGTGGTCACCCTGCTGCTGGGGATACCCCCTCCCGGTTCAGCCGCTCAACAATACCACGGGGAGAAGGGCATCTCCGTCCCGGACCACGGCTTCTGTCAGCCTATCTCTATACCGCTGTGCACGGACATTGCCTATAACCAGACCATCATGCCCAACCTGCTGGGCCACACCAACCAGGAGGACGCCGGGCTGGAGGTGCACCAGTTCTATCCGCTGGTCAAAGTCCAGTGCTCGGCGGAGCTGCGCTTCTTCCTGTGCTCCATGTATGCTCCGGTGTGCACGGTGCTGGAGCAGGCCATCCCCCCATGCCGGTCCCTGTGTGAGCGGGCCAGACAGGGATGCGAGGCCCTGATGAACAAGTTCGGGTTCCAGTGGCCAGAAAGACTACGTTGTGAGAACTTCCCGGTGCACGGAGCAGGCGAGATCTGCGTGGGGCAGAACAGTTCTGACACTCCGACAGGACCCACCGCCAACCCCACGCCTTACCTCCCGGACATCATCACCTTCCACCCGCAGTCACACCGGGACTTCACCTGCCCGCGGCAGCTAAAAGTGCCCCCTTACCTGGCATACCGCTTCCTCGGAGAGAAGGATTGCGGTGCCCCCTGTGAGCCCAGCAAGGCTAATGGCTTGATGTACTTTAAGGAGGAGGAGGTGCGCTTCGCTCGGCTCTGGGTGGGCATCTGGGCTATCCTGTGCGGCATCTCTACCCTCTTCACTGTGCTCACTTACCTAGTGGACATGAGACGCTTCAGCTACCCCGAGCGACCCATTATCTTCCTCTCAGGTTGTTACTTCATGGTGGCTGTAGCTTATGCCTCTGGCTTCTTGTTGGAGGATCGCGCTGTGTGCCTGGATCGCTTTTCGGATGATACTTACAGGACTGTGGCCCAGGGCACCAAGAAAGAGGGTTGCACCATACTTTTCATGATCCTCTACTTCTTTGGCATGGCCAGCTCCATCTGGTGGGTCATCCTGTCCCTTACCTGGTTCTTGGCAGCGGGCATGAAATGGGGCCACGAAGCGATCGAGGCTAACTCGCAGTACTTTCACTTGGCTGCCTGGGCGGTGCCGGCCGTGAAGACCATCACGATCCTGGCCATGGGGAAAGTGGACGGCGACATCCTCAGCGGAGTGTGCTATGTTGGCATCAACAGTGTGGATTCTCTACGTGGTTTTGTGCTGGCTCCACTCTTCGTCTATCTGTTCATCGGCACCTCATTCCTGCTGGCTGGCTTTGTGTCTCTGTTCCGCATCCGCACCATCATGAAACATGACGGTACCAAGACCGAGAAGCTGGAGAGGCTCATGGTGCGCATTGGGGTGTTCAGTGTACTGTACACGGTGCCAGCTACCATCGTGCTGGCCTGTTATTTCTACGAGCAGGCCTTCAGGGACACGTGGGAGAAGACATGGCTTATGCAGACCTGCAAGAGCTTTGCCATACCTTGCCCCAACCACCACTTTGCCCCCATGAGCCCAGACTTTACAGTGTTTATGATAAAGTATCTCATGACCATGATTGTTGGTATCACCTCTAGCTTTTGGATCTGGTCAGGCAAGACCCTACAGTCCTGGCGCAAATTCTACCACAAATTAAGCAACAACAGCAAGGGAGAAACTGCTGTATGA